A region from the Felis catus isolate Fca126 chromosome F1, F.catus_Fca126_mat1.0, whole genome shotgun sequence genome encodes:
- the SELE gene encoding E-selectin, whose protein sequence is MTRTLEVMTASRLLPALTLVLLLLKGSRAWSYNASTEIMTFDEASEYCQQRYTHLVAIQNQEEIQYLNSILSYSPTYYWIGIRKVNNTWTWIGTQKPLTEEAKNWAPGEPNNKQSNEDCVEIYIKRDKDAGKWNDERCSKKKLALCYTAACTPTSCSGHGECVETVNNYTCECYPGFKGLRCEQAVTCQAREAPEHGSLVCTHPLGTFSYNSFCSVSCEKGYLPSSTEATRCTSTGEWSAPVPACNVVECDALTNPANGVMDCSQSSGNFPWNTTCAFECEAGFELMGSQRLQCTSSGKWDDEKPTCKAFQCKALSRPERGYVSCLPAASGSFQKGSSCEFFCEQGFVLKGPKKLQCGPTGEWDSEEPTCEAVKCDAVRQPQRGSVTCTHSPAGEFTYKSSCAFSCEEGFKLRGSAQVECTSQGQWTQEVPSCQAVRCSGLVALGKMNVSCDGEPAFGAVCAFACPEGWTLNGSAALTCDATGHWSGTPPTCEAPTESGIPLAVGLTAAGTSLMTVASFVLWLLKRLRKRAKKFVPASSCQSLQSDGSYQMPSESL, encoded by the exons ATGACAAGAACCCTGGAAGTCATGACTGCTTCACGACttctccctgctctcactcttg TGCTTCTCCTGCTTAAAGGGAGCAGAGCCTGGTCTTACAACGCCTCCACAGAAATCATGACTTTCGACGAAGCTAGTGAGTATTGCCAGCAACGGTACACGCATCTGGTCGCGATTCAAAACCAGGAAGAGATTCAGTACCTGAACTCCATCTTGAGCTACTCGCCAACTTACTACTGGATCGGAATCAGAAAGGTCAACAATACGTGGACCTGGATAGGGACCCAGAAGCCTCTGACCGAAGAAGCCAAGAACTGGGCTCCTGGTGAACCGAACAATAAGCAAAGCAATGAGGACTGCGTGGAGATCTACATCAAGAGAGACAAGGACGCGGGCAAGTGGAATGACGAGAGATGTAGCAAAAAGAAGCTTGCCTTGTGCTACACAG CTGCCTGTACCCCCACATCCTGCAGTGGCCACGGCGAGTGTGTGGAGACCGTCAACAACTACACGTGCGAGTGCTACCCCGGCTTCAAGGGACTCAGGTGCGAGCAAG CGGTGACCTGTCAAGCGCGGGAAGCCCCCGAGCACGGAAGCCTGGTTTGCACCCACCCTCTGGGGACCTTCAGCTACAATTCTTTTTGCTCTGTCAGCTGCGAAAAGGGCTACCTCCCAAGCAGCACAGAGGCCACACGGTGCACGTCCACGGGAGAATGGAGCGCCCCCGTTCCTGCCTGCAATG TGGTCGAGTGCGATGCTCTGACAAATCCTGCCAACGGAGTCATGGACTGTTCCCAAAGCTCTGGAAACTTCCCATGGAACACGACTTGTGCCTTTGAGTGTGAAGCAGGATTTGAACTAATGGGATCCCAGCGCCTCCAGTGTACCTCATCCGGGAAATGGGACGACGAGAAGCCAACGTGTAAAG CTTTTCAGTGCAAAGCCTTGTCCCGCCCAGAGAGAGGCTACGTGAGTTGtcttcctgctgcttctggaAGTTTCCAAAAGGGGTCCAGCTGTGAGTTCTTCTGCGAACAGGGATTTGTCTTGAAGGGACCCAAAAAGCTCCAGTGTGGCCCTACAGGCGAATGGGACAGTGAGGAGCCCACGTGTGAAG CTGTGAAGTGTGATGCCGTCCGGCAGCCCCAGCGTGGCTCTGTGACATGTACCCATTCCCCCGCTGGAGAGTTCACCTACAAGTCCTCCTGTGCCTTCAGCTGTGAGGAAGGCTTCAAATTGCGTGGGTCAGCTCAAGTCGAGTGCACATCTCAGGGCCAGTGGACGCAGGAAGTCCCCTCCTGCCAAG CCGTACGATGTTCGGGACTGGTGGCGTTGGGAAAAATGAACGTGAGCTGCGACGGGGAGCCAGCGTTTGGCGCTGTGTGTGCGTTTGCGTGTCCTGAGGGCTGGACCCTCAACGGCTCCGCAGCTCTGACGTGCGATGCCACGGGACACTGGTCCGGGACGCCGCCTACCTGCGAAG cTCCCACTGAGTCCGGCATTCCCTTGGCTGTTGGACTCACCGCCGCTGGGACCTCCCTCATGACGGTAGCATCATTTGTCCTCTGGCTTCTGAAACGCCTGCGGAAGAGAG cAAAGAAATTTGTTCCTGCCAG CAGCTGCCAAAGCCTCCAATCAGATGGATCCTACCAGATGCCTTCTGAGTCCCTTTAA